Below is a window of Vicugna pacos chromosome 20, VicPac4, whole genome shotgun sequence DNA.
GTATTTAAGCCTCACTGTTTGTTCTCAGTTCACACTTAGGAGTGTGGGTTTGTGAGTGGGGAGAAAACACAAAGTTGAAAgcgaaaattattttcttttgattcacaaaataagaaacaatatGCATTCAGAGCATTCATGATGTGTCTGCGTCCCTCAAATGCCCTCCTCACATGGGGAAGGTGATAAGACTGTGTGTGTTTCCTAACCAAAAGGAAGGGGGAGATGGAAAGGGAtcgtttttaataaatatatttttaattaccagaaaaaaacagttcaatcttttaaattttcttcttgtgAAAGATATGTTCTTATtgacaatatttcaaacatattGTTTCGTGTTGGTATTTTCAGTAAAAGGAGATCTAGTTTTAATTTATTGTTCAAAGAAAGATTTAAGACAGATCTGCCCATCAAACTTCATCATCCTCTCGAGTTGAGTTTCTTattttcttacctccacattcaGCTAATAAGTATATGATCtgttaaattaactcaaaacctGAGAACTAGAAGGATTCACCTCTAATGCTTAACAGATCTTTTAGAGTCTACATCTGATTGTGCTCTGACAAGTCACTAGATTAAGAATCTAACAAGATTAATATCCTAATAAAGCACATGGTCTATATTCTACATGATTTTAAGTATCACATGATTAGAATTATTAATGTGATAGTCATTTCATGATATCTTTCAACTTTAGTAAAaattaatccaatttaaaaattttaatcagccttaaatttttaatttaatacatTACAATGATCACCAAGGTCTTTATTAAAACTTTTGACTCTATTATAATTTTGTTGTATAGGCTACTGCCTGTAATAAACAAACTTTCAACCAGggcttaaaatttttatattatggaaattataaggctcaaggaaagaaaagatttatGTATTATCTAGAAATATGGAAGAATGGAGAGAGGAGCTTAGAATTTGGTGGAATAATACTTGTGGCTTACTTCTACAATGCAAAGTTGAAATAAGAGTGGATCTCACTTTATGGGATAACtagttttctaaaaaataaatcctaGAAAATCAAATTTGTGttaattaagtttaaaatataaaatatacaacaaaGATTAAACCAATCAATGGTATGAAGATACTATTAGAAGTGACTAGACTGATTAGTGGTATTTTAGATTAGAAGCTTCTGTGAAAAAACATGCTCTTTACCATACCACACCCCCAAACAAAATAAGTGTCCACTGATAGTGCTATCAAACATCAAAATATTCTGGACTGTCTTTCTCAATATAGAAGTGCTTGAGATATGTTACTATtgatttttccaattaaaaaattggaaatgagtttatctaaaataaaatataagtacTCATTTCTTGTCGAACTGCACTATGGAGGAAAATATACAAAAGGGCTCAGAAAGTACTACTGCAAGGTTcctaatgttatttttattttggtgtcAAAAGTTTAAAATACCAAACAGAAAACACTGAACTACAACATCCCTTTTGATTTATAGTTACCTTCTTACCTAATACAAATGTGTTTCACTTTAACAATTAGTAAATGTCAATTTTTCAAACATCAAACTCAAAATGTACCAGAAAtctttctctgttaaaaaaaaaaaaaaagttaaattttaagcAATGTATCTTTCTCTGATAcaattaaacatttttctaaattatttggtTGGAACTAAAAATGCTTTGTTAGATCAGAGACAGTTTTTATCTGTACTATCTCATTTGATAGTAATAATAGTCAATATTTACTGActacatactatattccatgCACTGTACTGAGTGCTTTACTTAGATATTATTTAATCTTCCTTATACCTCTATGAAGTAGCTACTACtattgctcccattttacaggtaagaaagtGAAGTTTGCCCAAGATCAGCCAGCTAGCTAGCTAGGTATGGACCTGGATTTAAACCAGTCTGTCTCTAAAGGCCAGGCTCCTTAAACATTGTCTAGAATCCTTAAATAACCCTACAAAGTGGGCAGAGCATactaaatatgaagaaaataagtCTCTGGGGGTTAACTGATTTACCCAAATAAACCCAGTTAACAGGGATACTAAACCCAGGTGTTCTGATTTAGCtcttaaattcagtattctttatactacaTTAAATGTTAGGTTTTCTCAAAGAAAGATATGACTGCTTCGTAGCAAGAATCCACACAATTCTCCTTGGCAACACAAATACTGTTTTTTCTTAATTCAGGGAactaaatcactaaaaaaaaaaaaaaaaaagaagcagcagcaaacAAATTCAAGTTTATTCGATCACATAGAAATTGAGACATAGCAGAGTTAATTTACCTATACATGACAAAAGGGACCTGAAATTTTTGCAAAGTGTGTTAACAGGTATCACAAGAAGCAGTCTAGGGTATTGGTTAAAACTGAAATGTGGAATCTGACTACTCAGGTTCAAGTCCCAGCCCCACCACCTACTAACTTCACTAACTTCATGAACATTCATTTAAACATTTTGTGTctcaattttttcatctgtaaaatggggataataatagtacctacctatggttgttgtgagaattatatGAGGTAATACATATAATGTGCTCAGAACAGTTAAATGCCTGGTGTATGGTAAGCATTTAGTAACTGCCAGCTAGTACTAGTACTACTTTTGCATAATGAGATATGCTTTTATTCAATATGGAAAGCacattttgagttttctttttctattttaaaaaacaattactgCTTCTTTccataatttttctaaaattaaattctgtttcctttcagAGTATACCCTCCTTTAGCTATTAAGCATTATTCACTAGCCATAATATACTGAACAAATATCAGTTCATTTATAGcatattttaccttttattttattaatcttcCAATTTATTGAAAAGAGTCTGGAATGTTATCAGTACTTATATAATTTTATGTGTATAGTTCCACCACTTTGTATTTTCAGGAACATTTCAAGTTATCTCCCATTTGTCAGttttaagacaaaaagaaagagagaaaccaaTATCAGGAAAAAAgtaggaataaagagaaaatacttgaTATCTGAATCGTGCACTTTTGTTGTGTGCTCAGTTATATTTCCAGGTTACATGGATGGAGAACTTGCAAAAAAATCAGATTCCAAAGACCAGATTCTAAAAAGTAGAGGCACTACAAAGTTTCAGAGTAGCCAAGAAAACAAGGGAGCactaaagaaggaaattttattcACAAATTCTGATAAAAGCTTGACATCAATGCACAAAAGAGAgtcaaaaaggaaagcaaaagacATTGAGTTGGAGAAAGGTGAAATAGGAATGGAGGTCAAGGTAAAGGACAGTGATGCCAcaataatgaaaagacaagaaTCCCAAGTAAAAGTGAGTGACATGAGAATGACAAAAGAACTGGAAGCCCAAGAAGAGAAAAGTGAGGCTGAAATACCACAAGGGCAGGAACCCCAAGCAGAGAAGAGTGAGACTGAAATACCACAAGGGCAGGAAGCCCAAGCAGAGAAGAGTGAGGCTGAAATACCACAAGGGCAGGAACCCCAAGCAGAGAAGAGTGAGGCTGAAATACCACAAGGGCAGGAAGCCCAAGTAGAGAAGAGTGAGGCTGAAATACCACAAGGGCAGGAAGCCCAAGTAGAGAAGAGTGAGACTGGAATACCAAAAGGACAGGGATCCAAAGTAAAGAAGAGTGAGACTAGAATACCAAAAGGACAGGGATCCAAAGTAAAGAAGAGTGAGACTGGAATACCAAAAGGACAGGAAACCCAAGAAAAGAGGGAGAGTTCTGAGGATAAAGAAGAGCAGGACAATAAAAAGAGAGATGCAGGAAAGAATAAAGATACAGAAGAAAATGATGTTGAAAACAAGAAAGATGATGGAGGAAAGAACAAAGTTAAAGGAAAGAGTGAATCAAAAAAGGGTAAAAAAGCAGAAGTTTCACTAAGGTGCAAGGGCAAGTAAAACCTCCCTTCCTTGTAAAGTATAACAAAAAGGAAGAGTAAGGATAAATAAAAGGAAGGCGCATAAGACAACTGATTATTGTGATTTCCATCTTCCAAATATAAGTTATATCCTAGTCACCACCTAACTGGACCATAATTGTAGAATCCCTTTAATCTATGCATCTGCAGAGATTTCTACTCTTTGGAAGTTTCACCATTTTTAGACCTCTCAGCCACCACAAACCTCAGCTTTCAATTGTTTTATAAGTTGATACTTATATTATTTAGTCAAGAAAGACTGCATACtttctgaaataaaacattttgattaaaaaattctaataatttcctttgagaagtattttatcTTTATAATAGTCCAACCAATCAACCGACCAATAACTCCTCCTGATGGGCCTAATATTTGCAAGGCACTGTCCTAGCAATAAGGGGTACACAGAGAAGTATGAGTCCCTATAATCAATAGCTTACAACACATATAGtgatataatatgtatatatatgacaattttttaagtaaaatctaAGCATCAAGATGTAGTCTAGATGAACAATAAAATACAAGTTAGCAACCTCTTGGGATGAGAAGGTAAAGAGGATACGTTCATGGGGAAGGGACTGGTGGTATACGATGTGTCTCAAAAGATAGATAAGATGTCAATGTTCTGAGTGAAGTGGAAGAGTAGGGAAAAAACAAAGGGATTAAAGACTGCCATGTCATTTTCTAGCAGAAGTAGGTAATATTGTTGCAGTAGACTCGTGAGAAGCATTTGGTGATATAATTTTGAAAAGGAGCGTGAGAAGGAGATGCTAAAGGGATGTTAAAAACAAACCAGGAATTTATATTTTACTCATCAGGCAACTGGAAGACTTCTTGGGTGTTTGAGGAGAATGAAGTAAAtaaggttgcttttttttttaagttaatcttgTGGTTGTGCCAAATAAACTGAAGAAGAGAAATATCATAAGTCGTAAATCTAGTTAAGAGGTACTTGGGATAGTAAGTGAtggaaagagaataaataaaagagacagataatatttttttttcaaaaaagaatcaTTATTTCCTAATGATCGACTACatatgagaaaggaaaaggaaaaataaaataattgactcCATAACTATTGAAACGTGGTGACAATAACAAACTGGGAGCTAATCTGTGGGACAGAAAGAGAATAACAAACTAATGAGTTTAAAGGGACAAACAATAACACTTGTCATTTGAGGGGTCTGGAGTCAGTCCAATAGAGGTCACAACTGAAGCTGTAAGAGTAAATGACCTCCCCAGAAGAGAAAGCACAGAGCTAGCAAAAGCAGAGGCCTAAGAACTGAGCCTGCTACATGAaacagattaaagaagaaaataaagctgtGGGAAGATATAAGGAGAATCTGTATAATGTTATGATAATTAAGGAAGATgagaatttcaaaaagaaaggatGATTATCGCTAAGTCAGCCACCCATTTGTGACACGCATCATGGGTGTGACACACATTTTGGTCCCATATGTGTTCTGCACTACATGTACAGAGAAAAGGCAAGGTTATTCAACAGGTCATGTGAAAATGACAGCAACTGACCAGGTCCTGTTcctaaacagaacaaaaatgtgTTGGCTCCAGGTATCTACCTTCCCTGAGCCCTTTTGTTCAATGTAACTTTTAACCACATCTTTAATTAGAAAGTCTGATGTAGCAGAGAGAGAGGCTATCAGGTCAATTTATATGTCAGGATTCAGATCTGGTGGTCCTTTCACACCTCTTGTAATCTATCCCAAGTATGTTAACCTatccccacctctttcccctttcttcttgCTGTGTGTTTTCCTTTGGTTCAGTAAATCATTTGGTTCAAGCAccttaagaaaaagaatgattaaaggaTAGCTGAGACTTCAAGGAGAATAAGAACTGAAAGAAACCATTGTAGTTGCTGTTTTGGAGACGGCTGATGCACTTGTAAAAAAGCCCTTTCCAAAAAGAGGCAGCTAGGAGAAGAAATTTAAGCAGGCAAAATATAGAGACACAAATAAGTAGCTGCAATGTATGGCTTATAATAAAGTCAATTTTAGTCTAATTTAAAAGCATAGTTTTTAAGAACTTTATTTTCATACTGCTATATTCTGTGCTAGTTAGCTCATACTTTGAATATTACATTCAGTTCTGTTACGGGATATGGATAAACTAGAGTGCCTTCAGAAGAGAAAGACTATGATGGTAAGGGGACTCAATTTCAAGTGAGCAGAAAATTCCGCAGTTTCAcctgggggtggtgggagggacACAAAGGAGACAAtgagaattattttcaaatatatgaagGTTCATCATGGATTAGAATATTTTGTATAGCCCCAAGGAAATAAGACCAGTGAATAGAGGTTCAAAGTAACAGATGTTTATATCAGCTATAAAAGGAAGTGGGATGCCTTAAAAAGTTTGAGCAAGAGTTGAAGCGTGCATGATCATTCAGTGGGAATGCTGCAGAGGAGATTCTAAGGAACCAGCTGAGTAGctggaatagattttttttatggcTTCTTCCAAATATGAGTCTGTAATTCTAAATGTAAAATCCTTCTGGATTAACTGGATGTCTTCCAAGGAACCTTTTCAAACTAATCTAATATGCTAGGATTCTTTAAAGAGGTTTGActgaaaagagagagacagagaaactaTACTTTAGTCCTTGCCCGAAGTATAAAATGTTTCACAAATGATTGATGTGATTAACCACAAGCTGAAGACAGCAGCTCCATAGCTTCTAGTACAATTTAAAGCACTGCGTGGATCCCTATCGTGTGCTCAGAGCCCTGCAACTGCTGTAGAAACCTAAATTACTTTTAGAAATCACAGAATTCTAAGATCTTTGATAAACCACATGGATTTATTAGCAAGCCTGAATTGAAAACAGAAGGAGAGAAGGTGGAAGGACAAATATGGAACATGAAATTTTTATATTGTAAGTTAAATATATGTCtctggaatatacacatttagagATTTTTACCAGTTTTAGTTGACATCACTTGCATATATTATGCTTATTATCAGGGAAAAATATGACCAGAAGGCTTTTcatatagtttaaaatatttaggttTTCATGATCCTTATGTCATTTTTCTATAGTTCTCTCTCATCCATCTGGCAGCTAGCTGGTAGGACTTAGAAGGCTCTGACTAATGCATCTTCTCTAGGACTTCTGCTAAGAAACACGGACCCTGCCAGGGAAACTACTGGAAAAACAGTAGACAGACTTTAGCAATCCATTGAACTGGCTCCATATCTAAGAGTATATCTCTCCAAACCAAGGAATTCAGAAAGGATGGATCCATAAAAACTTCCCTGTATCTTCTCCATAACTTCTAACTTGCAGTCAAAATATCTTCATCTCCACTAGGTTTCTTTGAAGCAAGTAAGTCATATAATAAATAGGAAACTCTAACTATGAAAACTTTGTAAACTATTCTCTAAAGGCCACCAAAAAGCAGGCCAGTTAAAAACAATTGTTAATCCTCCCTTAAGTATACAGGAATGGAAATCTTAAAGGACCTCAGAAAAACGAAGGGGAAAAGGATGAGCTATCAAAATGCCACCATGCTTAGCAAAATGATGCAAATATTagtaaaatgaacatatgtactCTCAAGACAGTTTAGATATAAAGGTAGAAATGTAGGGCTTAACAGAAAATCAGtagtggtaaattttattttacaaataagctaACACAAATGTCAAGTACCCAGTTCACAAGAACAAGCAGAAACATACATCCAAACTTCAAGCTGGCTGCTaacagtagatcttaaaagttctcatcaaaggaaataagaaaatttgaaactatgtgaggtgatagcaATCAAttcattatgtgtgtgtatatatatatatacacacacacatacacacacatatatagtaaATCTTAACATACACAATGTTatacatcaattatatctcagtaaaactgggagTGAAATCAAGTAtcacaccttaaatatatataatttttatctgtcaattatacctcagtaaagatgggaagaaaaaaataagtggaaGGCTTACCACTAGACATTTTATGTTTAGGAGGAAAGCATAagtaaagaaaagcaggaaagtGACTTTTGAAATAACAAAGCTGAATAAGAAATGCAAAGATACTTGGAAATAAATGATTTATGTAAAATTAGTGTGATTCTTATCTCAATTAAAGATTTCCTGGGTTGGAActgcattaaaaatataatttcccattatttccaaatatctctcaCCCCAGATAATAACTGACATATCTAGGAAGTAAATATAGGGAGCTAGTGAAATGGGAAAAGTATAGAATTTTAAAACAGGATTGAAGAGATAAAAGGATAAACTGAAaaattgatctgaatattttgttttatatttgattAAATTCTGTTACTCTCCCCTTTTAAAGCAATTAAGAGCAGGAAAAACAACCACTGTCCTCCTCTACCTGGGAGGTTCCAattagattttaaagaaatagaagcatATTTTTCTAGTGTTTAAGGAATAAAGATACCCTTATCCATCATCATCCAGAAGCCTGAGCATCTGCCATGACTGAGAAATCAAACCACACTCCAGATTATACACATTGTAATCCAagtctcaaaaatattttatttaaatttttattaaatttatctttaaaaattaaaaactcataaTGTTATCAGTGTTAACTTCCTATGAATCTCTCCATATCTTAATTCATGCTcatataaaatatgcaaataaagtcAAACTATATGCATTCTTCTGCAACTTGATTAATCTTCACCTAAAATTGTCATGTACATCACTCCAGGTAAATATATATCACTCTAAACAATTATTGTCATAGTGTAGCATCCAACACTGTGGATGAATTACTGCTTATTCATTTCCTTAAATCTGGACATTTGACTTGTTTCTAGCTTTTTGCCATTGGCCAAATGGTGCTGCAATTGACAAATGGTGCTGTAATAAACATTTTGGACATGATGAGGATTTTACTTCTCTAGGCTAGATTTCCAAACGTGGAGTTGCCAGGTCAAAGAAAACACGTATTTTTTATGCTAATAGATATTACCTGACCATTTTCCCCACAATTTGTAATAATTCAGGAATGTGTAAGAGTTCTGTTTTCCCCAAACTCTCTCGCTGGTGCTGCAAACAGTAGCTATCTTTCAATTTTGTCTATCTAATGAGAAAAGTGGTATCCAATTGTTGCTTTAATGCATTTTCCAGACCGCTAGTGATACTAAGCATTTTTCACAGGCTTAGTGATCTTTTGTACTTCCTCCTTTGCAAATTACTCATTTTTCAAATTGGtggtttgttcttttcttattCAATTTATAGGTATTTATTGTCAGTTAATGTCTTATCTTCCATTTgtgttgaaaaaatattttcccaatcTACTTGTTCTTTCTCTATTCATTCAAACTGTCCCTTAAAATTGTATCCCAAATCTGACTAGTTCTCACTTCTTTCAACAAGTAATCCAAGCCTTCACCATATCTCACTTGTACTGCTGTGACAGCCTCCAAATTGAGTTTCTTGAGCACACTCCCCACTCCCAGCGTATTTGCTTTACTGTGGTcagatttatactttttttttttttttacctatatTCCTAGGAGGAAAATTCAACTTTGCCTTATATTGACTTCAGTAAGCATATGCCTTAGCACtgacatatatttaattttaaatctaCTTAAAAACCAATAGTTCACACATGTCTGTGATTGCtttttactttctcatttttctttgtttttgaaatgtgcaCATAGCTAGCATTATTTTCCTattgataaattattttcctccatcttttttATCTTCCTCAACCCCTTTTCACTTTGTTACATGTAATGTCAGCTTGGAGTCAGTAGATATCAACATGAAAAACAGtagaacaaaataataaaaagaaaatctcatgAATGTTCAACTGCTATGAGGGCAAAATCAATGATACAATTAACTGTCTTTATTGTTATAGACTGGAATTACAATGTTCTGTGGTAAACTGCAAATAATATGAGAATTTCAATGTAAAAGGGAGACTACCACAAACAGTTCTTTCATAAATCCTAATCTGCCTATGGGTAACTTCTTTTAGAAGCTTAATTTTGCCATTCCAGGAGTAATTTTTTGTATAATGCATGTGTTCTTTATAGCCATTACT
It encodes the following:
- the TSBP1 gene encoding testis-expressed basic protein 1 isoform X17, translated to MAVLEITLAVILTLLGFAILAILLTRWTQRKQKEIDVSRYSSEQSASLLDCEDGRGFQHSYSTESGTSYDDREGYKGNYTPSANSLAPSRSSIALLQGSVSDTKGLKATPEPLSGTAGAITGAIGPIMQFTAPIPGATGPIKLSQKTIVQTPGPIVQYTGPSASGSSSGSSIQANAGSTPHAITGSVPQALTGPSSAPGGLPMAPIMISQRTSTRPEKPKIRQEEPAHVAVPIITPISIGYMDGELAKKSDSKDQILKSRGTTKFQSSQENKGALKKEILFTNSDKSLTSMHKRESKRKAKDIELEKGEIGMEVKVKDSDATIMKRQESQVKVSDMRMTKELEAQEEKSEAEIPQGQEPQAEKSETEIPQGQEAQAEKSEAEIPQGQEPQAEKSEAEIPQGQEAQVEKSEAEIPQGQEAQVEKSETGIPKGQGSKVKKSETRIPKGQGSKVKKSETGIPKGQETQEKRESSEDKEEQDNKKRDAGKNKDTEENDVENKKDDGGKNKVKGKSESKKGKKAEVSLRCKGK
- the TSBP1 gene encoding testis-expressed basic protein 1 isoform X16, encoding MAVLEITLAVILTLLGFAILAILLTRWTQRKQKEIDVSRYSSEQSASLLDCEDGRGFQHSYSTESGTSYDDREGYKGNYTPSANSLAPSRSSIALLQGSVSDTKGLKATPEPLSGTAGAITGAIGPIMQFTAPIPGATGPIKLSQKTIVQTPGPIVQYTGPSASGSSSGSSIQANAGSTPHAITGSVPQALTGPSSAPGGLPMAPIMISQRTSTRPEKPKIRQEEPAHVAVPIIIGPVAAGYMDGELAKKSDSKDQILKSRGTTKFQSSQENKGALKKEILFTNSDKSLTSMHKRESKRKAKDIELEKGEIGMEVKVKDSDATIMKRQESQVKVSDMRMTKELEAQEEKSEAEIPQGQEPQAEKSETEIPQGQEAQAEKSEAEIPQGQEPQAEKSEAEIPQGQEAQVEKSEAEIPQGQEAQVEKSETGIPKGQGSKVKKSETRIPKGQGSKVKKSETGIPKGQETQEKRESSEDKEEQDNKKRDAGKNKDTEENDVENKKDDGGKNKVKGKSESKKGKKAEVSLRCKGK
- the TSBP1 gene encoding testis-expressed basic protein 1 isoform X20; protein product: MAVLEITLAVILTLLGFAILAILLTRWTQRKQKEIDVSRYSSEQSASLLDCEDGRGFQHSYSTESGTSYDDREGYKGNYTPSANSLAPSRSSIALLQGSVSDTKGLKATPEPLSGTAGAITGAIGPIMQFTAPIPGATGPIKLSQKTIVQTPGPIVQYTGPSASGSSSGSSIQANAGSTPHAITGSVPQALTGPSSAPGGLPMAPIMISQRTSTRPEKPKIRQEEPAHVAVPISYMDGELAKKSDSKDQILKSRGTTKFQSSQENKGALKKEILFTNSDKSLTSMHKRESKRKAKDIELEKGEIGMEVKVKDSDATIMKRQESQVKVSDMRMTKELEAQEEKSEAEIPQGQEPQAEKSETEIPQGQEAQAEKSEAEIPQGQEPQAEKSEAEIPQGQEAQVEKSEAEIPQGQEAQVEKSETGIPKGQGSKVKKSETRIPKGQGSKVKKSETGIPKGQETQEKRESSEDKEEQDNKKRDAGKNKDTEENDVENKKDDGGKNKVKGKSESKKGKKAEVSLRCKGK
- the TSBP1 gene encoding testis-expressed basic protein 1 isoform X21, translating into MAVLEITLAVILTLLGFAILAILLTRWTQRKQKEIDVSRYSSEQSASLLDCEDGRGFQHSYSTESGTSYDDREGYKGNYTPSANSLAPSRSSIALLQGSVSDTKGLKATPEPLSGTAGAITGAIGPIMQFTAPIPGATGPIKLSQKTIVQTPGPIVQYTGPSASGSSSGSSIQANAGSTPHAITGSVPQALTGPSSAPGGLPMAPIMISQRTSTRPEKPKIRQEEPVIGPVAAGYMDGELAKKSDSKDQILKSRGTTKFQSSQENKGALKKEILFTNSDKSLTSMHKRESKRKAKDIELEKGEIGMEVKVKDSDATIMKRQESQVKVSDMRMTKELEAQEEKSEAEIPQGQEPQAEKSETEIPQGQEAQAEKSEAEIPQGQEPQAEKSEAEIPQGQEAQVEKSEAEIPQGQEAQVEKSETGIPKGQGSKVKKSETRIPKGQGSKVKKSETGIPKGQETQEKRESSEDKEEQDNKKRDAGKNKDTEENDVENKKDDGGKNKVKGKSESKKGKKAEVSLRCKGK